The proteins below come from a single Rosa rugosa chromosome 2, drRosRugo1.1, whole genome shotgun sequence genomic window:
- the LOC133731812 gene encoding mitogen-activated protein kinase 3, translating into MADLPTGSGDFPAVPSHGGQYIQYNIFGNLFEITNKYRPPIMPIGRGAYGIVCSVLNSETNEMVAMKKIANAFDNHMDAKRTLREIKLLRHLDHENVIAIRDLVPPPLRREFSDVYIALELMDTDLHQIIRSNQGLSEEHCQYFLYQILRGLKYIHSAKVIHRDLKPSNLLLNANCDLKICDFGLARPTAENELLTEYVVTRWYRAPELLLNSSDYTAAIDVWSVGCIFMELMNRKPLFPGKDHVHQMRLLTELLGTPTESDLGFVRNEDARRYIRQLPQHPRQQMVNLFPHVHPLAIDLVDRMLTFDPTKRITVEEALAHPYLERLHDVADEPACTVPFSFDFEQQPLGEEQMKDMIYREAIGFNPEYA; encoded by the exons ATGGCTGACCTCCCTACCGGCAGCGGCGACTTCCCGGCGGTTCCGTCGCACGGCGGCCAGTACATTCAGTACAACATTTTCGGCAACCTCTTCGAGATCACCAACAAGTACCGCCCTCCGATCATGCCGATCGGTCGCGGCGCCTACGGCATCGTCTG CTCCGTGTTGAATTCGGAGACGAACGAGATGGTGGCGATGAAGAAAATCGCCAACGCTTTTGATAATCACATGGACGCCAAGCGCACGCTCCGTGAGATTAAGCTGCTTCGTCATTTGGATCATGAAAAT GTCATAGCTATTAGGGATCTGGTTCCTCCACCTCTAAGGAGAGAATTTTCAGATGTATACATTGCCTTAGAGCTCATGGATACTGATCTGCATCAAATTATTCGCTCGAATCAGGGTTTATCAGAGGAGCATTGTCAG TACTTCTTGTATCAGATTCTTCGAGGACTGAAATATATACATTCGGCAAAGGTTATTCATAGGGACCTGAAGCCCAGCAACCTCTTGTTGAATGCTAATTGTGATCTGAAGATATGTGATTTTGGCCTTGCCCGCCCGACTGCTGAGAATGAGTTATTGACTGAGTATGTTGTCACCAGATGGTACAGGGCACCTGAGCTATTGTTGAACTCTTCAGATTATACTGCAGCAATAGATGTTTGGTCTGTGGGCTGTATCTTTATGGAGCTTATGAATAGAAAGCCTCTATTTCCCGGCAAAGATCATGTGCATCAGATGCGCCTATTGACAGAG CTTCTTGGGACACCAACTGAGTCTGATCTTGGGTTTGTTCGGAATGAGGATGCCAGAAGATATATTCGGCAGCTTCCCCAGCATCCTCGTCAGCAAATGGTGAATCTTTTCCCACATGTGCATCCGTTGGCCATTGATCTAGTGGATAGAATGTTAACCTTTGATCCCACTAAAAGGATAACTG TCGAAGAAGCATTAGCTCATCCTTACCTGGAAAGACTGCATGACGTAGCTGATGAACCAGCCTGTACTGTTCCATTCTCTTTTGATTTTGAGCAACAACCCTTGGGAGAAGAGCAAATGAAAGATATGATTTACAGAGAGGCTATAGGATTCAATCCTGAGTATGCTTGA